From the genome of Streptomyces sp. NBC_01317, one region includes:
- a CDS encoding serine/threonine-protein kinase translates to MNPGGSEGRVIDGRFELLDRLGGGGMGLVWRARDLALHREVALKEVRPPDPAMMAADPTAARVLRERVLREAQALAAIDHPGVVTIYHIVDAAEVAHPWIVMELVPGRSLQERLEQGPLTPMEAATIARGVLSALRAAHAVGIHHRDVKPANVLLRADGRPVLTDFGIAALRESSNLTATGELIGSPDYIAPERIRGDEGNPASDLWSLGMLMYVAVEGRHPLRRTSALATLAAVLDEEIPPPVHAGPLAPVLAALLDRNTAARPDAAALDGLLAAVERGARWPEPADAMPGTPTTRLRAAGPPPQVPFPTPPYAPPRPVSTNTPARVRLARRISIAATVAGIAVAGTFAWYVSPLSGGSDATDGEGGPSADRPAASAPDRSPSRSLSPTPTPTPTPAASEDLLSPAAVKKIIAALDPVMGGTEATSFTVHEQFASAEALVKGEKKLFDRYEYRNGAATRLGPGRELVSGEGSVDLTSFDWDKIPELLRKADNDLGVRKPTSHYLIVEPAWVFADDQPVLLVYVSDEYGGAYLAADRKGKVLKTYPR, encoded by the coding sequence ATGAACCCAGGGGGATCCGAAGGACGTGTCATCGACGGCCGGTTCGAACTGCTCGACCGGCTGGGCGGCGGCGGTATGGGCCTCGTGTGGCGCGCCCGCGACCTGGCCCTTCACCGTGAGGTGGCGCTCAAGGAGGTGCGGCCGCCGGACCCCGCCATGATGGCGGCGGACCCGACGGCCGCGCGGGTGCTGCGCGAGCGCGTCCTGCGGGAGGCGCAGGCCCTCGCCGCGATCGATCACCCCGGGGTGGTGACGATCTATCACATCGTGGACGCGGCGGAGGTCGCGCATCCCTGGATCGTCATGGAGCTGGTGCCCGGCCGTTCGCTCCAGGAACGCCTGGAACAAGGGCCGTTGACCCCCATGGAGGCCGCCACGATCGCCCGTGGTGTGCTGTCGGCGCTGCGCGCGGCGCACGCGGTCGGCATCCACCACCGCGACGTGAAACCCGCCAACGTGCTGCTGCGCGCCGACGGCCGCCCCGTGCTCACGGACTTCGGGATCGCCGCGCTGCGCGAGTCCTCGAACCTCACGGCCACGGGCGAGCTCATCGGCTCCCCCGACTACATCGCCCCCGAGCGCATCCGGGGCGACGAGGGCAACCCGGCGTCCGACCTCTGGTCCCTGGGCATGCTGATGTACGTCGCCGTCGAGGGACGGCATCCGCTGCGCAGGACGTCCGCGCTGGCCACGCTGGCGGCCGTGCTCGACGAGGAGATACCGCCGCCCGTCCACGCCGGGCCGCTGGCGCCCGTACTGGCGGCGCTGCTGGACCGGAACACGGCCGCCCGGCCGGACGCGGCGGCGCTCGACGGGCTGCTGGCGGCGGTGGAGCGCGGGGCGCGGTGGCCGGAGCCCGCGGACGCGATGCCCGGTACGCCCACCACGCGGCTGCGCGCTGCGGGGCCGCCGCCGCAGGTGCCATTTCCGACGCCTCCGTACGCGCCCCCGCGGCCCGTCTCCACGAACACGCCGGCGCGGGTCCGCCTGGCCCGCAGGATCTCCATCGCCGCGACGGTCGCCGGGATCGCCGTGGCCGGGACGTTCGCCTGGTACGTGTCGCCGCTGTCGGGCGGCTCCGACGCCACGGACGGCGAAGGCGGCCCGTCCGCCGACCGCCCCGCCGCCTCGGCGCCCGACCGGTCGCCGTCCCGGTCCCTCTCCCCCACGCCCACGCCGACACCCACGCCTGCCGCCTCCGAGGACCTGTTGTCGCCTGCGGCCGTCAAGAAGATCATCGCCGCGCTCGACCCCGTCATGGGCGGTACGGAGGCCACCAGCTTCACGGTGCACGAGCAGTTCGCCTCCGCCGAGGCGCTGGTCAAGGGCGAGAAGAAGCTGTTCGACCGGTACGAGTACCGCAACGGCGCGGCCACCCGCCTGGGCCCCGGCCGGGAACTCGTCTCCGGGGAAGGCAGCGTCGACCTCACGTCCTTCGACTGGGACAAGATCCCCGAGCTGCTCCGCAAGGCGGACAACGATCTCGGCGTACGCAAGCCGACCAGTCACTACCTGATCGTCGAGCCCGCGTGGGTGTTCGCCGACGACCAGCCCGTGCTCCTCGTCTACGTGTCCGACGAGTACGGGGGCGCGTATCTGGCCGCCGACCGGAAGGGAAAGGTGCTGAAAACGTACCCGCGTTGA
- a CDS encoding VOC family protein, with protein sequence MGGVSGVSGVERDKVNSQAVAGAPCWVTLLSRELSASQAFYGNVLGWTYRAAGLGDDFCVALSDGMAVAGIGALASSLQVAVSWTPYFAVANVDEAAARIRERGATVAVGPLAFHTGRAALAMDPDGAAFGIWEGAVRSDWTVGRGSAPAWLELRTRDTVDAARFYGQVLGWAPETADGFTLVHEDDHAVLRQDEQVVARIRGGAVQATPDPQLRPRWHVYFRVPEVSGSVEAAVKDGGVLISPPEATEGLDEATLRDPDGALFTVTSR encoded by the coding sequence GTGGGCGGAGTGAGCGGTGTGAGCGGTGTGGAGCGCGACAAGGTCAACTCGCAAGCTGTGGCGGGAGCTCCCTGCTGGGTGACGCTCCTCTCACGCGAACTCTCCGCGTCACAGGCCTTCTACGGGAACGTCCTCGGCTGGACCTACCGCGCCGCGGGGCTGGGTGACGACTTCTGCGTCGCGCTCTCCGACGGGATGGCCGTCGCCGGCATCGGCGCGCTCGCCTCCTCGCTCCAGGTCGCGGTCTCCTGGACCCCGTACTTCGCCGTCGCGAACGTGGACGAGGCGGCGGCCCGCATCCGCGAACGCGGCGCGACCGTGGCGGTGGGGCCGCTGGCCTTCCACACGGGGCGCGCCGCGCTCGCCATGGACCCCGACGGGGCCGCCTTCGGCATCTGGGAGGGCGCGGTGCGGTCCGACTGGACGGTGGGACGCGGGAGCGCGCCGGCCTGGCTGGAACTGCGGACGCGCGACACGGTCGACGCGGCGAGATTCTACGGGCAGGTCCTCGGTTGGGCGCCGGAGACCGCGGACGGTTTCACGCTCGTCCACGAGGACGACCACGCGGTGCTGCGGCAGGACGAGCAGGTGGTGGCGCGGATCCGCGGGGGCGCGGTGCAGGCCACGCCGGATCCGCAGTTGCGTCCGCGGTGGCATGTGTACTTCCGGGTGCCGGAGGTTTCCGGGTCGGTGGAGGCGGCGGTGAAGGACGGCGGGGTGTTGATCTCGCCTCCGGAGGCGACGGAGGGTCTCGATGAGGCGACTCTGCGTGACCCGGATGGTGCGCTCTTCACGGTGACGTCGCGGTAG
- a CDS encoding AfsR/SARP family transcriptional regulator: MRFSVLGPVRAWRHGTELELGPPKQRALLALLLTQAGQPVAVHEILDVLWGQDPPDSAVNVVHRHVGALRRLLEPDLPTRAASRRLVRGSGGYRLDVDPDGLDLLRFRALRDAAGQASEAGDPAGATELLIEALGLWRGPTATGIPPQIQAHPVFAAVDREHLAVVKEAAERALETGPSLTGRVLITLRHAAAHHQLDEVLQARLIVVLAATGHQAEALGVYQAVRSRLADELGLDPGPELRAAQQQVLRQSVPAGPPPVVPPAEDGGGDAGESVPPMEPAGGRNDDPAGPGNTGERTYAPKVRPAQLPADLSAFTGRRSELARSHALLPDEGEGPAAVVISAIGGMAGVGKTTLAVRWAHEVAHRFPDGQLYVNLRGFDPTGSVMDPADAIRTFLDAFGVHPNRIPTGLDAQAALYRSLLAGRRVLVLLDNARDTEQVRPLLPGAPGCLAIVTSRNQLHGLIAADGARPVTLDVLTVSEAREFLARRLGADRLTAESGAGDEIVALCGRLPLALAIVSARAAVHPGFSLSSIAAELRRGHGSLDAFAGGDPVTDARSVFSWSYRTLSPAAARLFRLLALHPGPCCSTAAAASLVGLREPEARAPLAELVRAQLLTEETPGRFASHELLRAYGAELAHAHDSKDDRSAARHRMQDHYLHTALAADTSMAPHRERFPLPPAAPGSGPLTFPDAREAADWIERERSVLLSSVEQDARYGSTGHCWRLAAILELFLDRRGRWQEQLTLQTFAVTAAQRLGDVYGQAHAHQVLGFVSGRLKRHDEARAQLSRALELYGELNDPIGMGRAHRYLAYQSNGLGRHLQALEHYRQAAVYYREASHTAGLGSIFNEVGWTYILLGEHEKALGQCRQSLALHQEIGDRNGEAAAWDSLGYAHHHLRRYQQALASYGHALDLYRDLRDCPLEADTLVHIGDTQAALGAPVRAASAWAHALEIFDGFDHPDAEAVRDRLHRLGEPSPRDSPALKV; the protein is encoded by the coding sequence GTGCGTTTCTCAGTTTTGGGGCCGGTCAGAGCCTGGCGTCACGGAACCGAGCTGGAACTGGGCCCTCCCAAGCAGCGGGCCCTGCTCGCGCTGCTGCTGACGCAGGCGGGGCAGCCGGTGGCCGTCCACGAGATCCTCGACGTGCTGTGGGGGCAGGATCCCCCGGACAGCGCGGTGAACGTGGTGCACCGGCACGTGGGCGCGCTGCGCCGCCTCCTGGAGCCCGATCTGCCGACCCGCGCGGCCTCCCGGCGGCTGGTGCGCGGCTCCGGCGGATACCGCCTGGACGTCGACCCGGACGGGCTGGACCTGCTGCGATTCCGCGCCCTGCGGGACGCGGCCGGGCAGGCGTCCGAGGCCGGGGACCCGGCCGGCGCCACCGAGCTGCTCATCGAGGCCCTCGGCCTCTGGCGCGGCCCCACGGCCACCGGGATTCCCCCGCAGATCCAGGCACACCCCGTCTTCGCCGCCGTCGACCGTGAGCACCTCGCCGTGGTGAAGGAAGCCGCGGAGAGGGCGCTGGAGACCGGTCCGAGCCTCACCGGACGGGTGCTGATCACGCTCCGGCACGCCGCAGCCCACCACCAGCTGGACGAGGTGCTCCAGGCCCGGCTGATCGTCGTCCTCGCGGCGACCGGCCACCAGGCCGAGGCCCTCGGCGTCTATCAGGCGGTACGGTCCCGGCTCGCCGACGAGCTGGGACTGGACCCGGGACCCGAGCTGCGGGCCGCCCAGCAGCAGGTCCTGCGCCAGAGCGTGCCGGCCGGACCTCCCCCGGTGGTGCCCCCGGCCGAGGACGGCGGCGGGGACGCCGGCGAATCCGTACCGCCCATGGAGCCCGCCGGCGGGCGGAACGACGATCCGGCCGGTCCCGGGAACACCGGGGAGCGGACGTACGCGCCCAAGGTGCGCCCGGCGCAGCTGCCCGCCGACCTGTCCGCGTTCACCGGCCGCCGCTCCGAGCTGGCCAGGAGCCATGCCCTGCTGCCCGACGAGGGCGAAGGGCCGGCCGCCGTGGTGATCAGTGCCATCGGGGGCATGGCCGGTGTCGGCAAGACCACGCTCGCCGTGCGCTGGGCCCACGAGGTCGCCCACCGCTTCCCGGACGGGCAGCTCTACGTCAACCTGCGCGGCTTCGACCCGACCGGCTCGGTCATGGACCCGGCCGACGCGATACGTACCTTCCTCGACGCCTTCGGGGTGCACCCGAACCGCATCCCCACCGGTCTGGACGCGCAGGCCGCGCTCTACCGCAGTCTCCTCGCGGGCCGCCGGGTGCTCGTGCTGCTGGACAACGCCAGGGACACCGAGCAGGTACGCCCCCTGCTGCCGGGGGCACCCGGCTGTCTGGCCATCGTCACCAGCCGCAACCAGCTCCACGGGCTGATAGCGGCCGACGGCGCGCGCCCCGTCACCCTGGACGTGCTGACCGTCTCCGAGGCGCGGGAGTTCCTGGCCCGGCGCCTGGGCGCGGACCGGCTCACCGCCGAGTCCGGCGCCGGCGACGAGATCGTCGCCCTCTGCGGCCGTCTTCCGCTGGCCCTGGCCATCGTCAGCGCCCGCGCCGCCGTCCACCCCGGTTTCTCGCTGTCCTCCATCGCCGCGGAGCTGCGCCGCGGTCACGGCAGTCTCGACGCCTTCGCCGGCGGGGACCCCGTCACGGACGCGCGCAGCGTCTTCTCCTGGTCGTACCGCACCCTCTCCCCCGCCGCCGCGCGGCTGTTCCGGCTGCTCGCCCTGCACCCGGGGCCCTGCTGCTCGACGGCCGCGGCGGCGAGTCTGGTCGGCCTCCGGGAGCCGGAGGCGCGGGCGCCGCTGGCCGAGCTGGTCCGCGCGCAGCTGCTCACCGAGGAGACGCCGGGCCGCTTTGCCTCGCACGAGCTGCTGCGGGCGTACGGCGCGGAGCTGGCGCACGCGCACGACTCCAAGGACGACCGGTCCGCCGCCCGCCACCGGATGCAGGACCACTACCTGCACACCGCGCTGGCCGCCGACACGTCGATGGCGCCCCACCGGGAGCGTTTCCCGCTGCCGCCGGCCGCGCCCGGCTCCGGTCCGCTCACCTTCCCCGACGCGCGGGAGGCCGCGGACTGGATCGAGAGGGAGCGCTCCGTCCTGCTCTCGTCCGTCGAGCAGGACGCCCGGTACGGCTCGACCGGCCACTGCTGGCGGCTGGCCGCGATCCTGGAGCTGTTCCTCGACCGGCGCGGACGCTGGCAGGAGCAGCTGACCCTGCAGACCTTCGCGGTGACGGCGGCGCAGCGGCTCGGTGACGTGTACGGGCAGGCGCACGCGCATCAGGTCCTCGGGTTTGTCAGCGGACGGCTGAAGCGCCACGACGAGGCCCGGGCCCAGCTGTCCCGGGCGCTGGAGCTGTACGGGGAGCTGAACGATCCGATCGGCATGGGCAGGGCCCATCGGTACCTCGCGTACCAGTCCAACGGGCTCGGCCGCCACCTCCAGGCCCTGGAGCACTACCGGCAGGCGGCCGTGTACTACCGGGAGGCGTCCCACACCGCCGGCCTCGGCAGCATCTTCAACGAGGTCGGCTGGACCTACATCCTGCTCGGCGAGCACGAGAAGGCGCTCGGCCAGTGCCGTCAGTCCCTGGCTCTGCACCAGGAGATCGGGGACCGCAACGGCGAGGCGGCGGCCTGGGACAGCCTCGGGTACGCCCATCACCACCTGCGCCGGTACCAGCAGGCCCTGGCCTCGTACGGGCACGCCCTGGACCTGTACCGCGATCTGCGCGACTGCCCGCTGGAGGCGGACACGCTCGTGCACATCGGCGACACCCAGGCGGCGCTGGGGGCTCCGGTACGGGCGGCCTCGGCCTGGGCGCACGCGCTGGAGATCTTCGACGGTTTCGACCATCCGGACGCCGAGGCGGTCCGGGACAGGCTCCACCGCCTCGGCGAGCCGTCGCCCCGCGACTCACCGGCGCTGAAGGTCTGA
- a CDS encoding UBP-type zinc finger domain-containing protein — MANNEERTGGLICGHLADVDEVTPDSEDSCLDCVALGDSWVHLRECQTCGHIGCCDSSKNKHATAHYEATGHPLIRSYEPGEGWWWCYEDEIVFEVEGVAPVR, encoded by the coding sequence ATGGCGAACAACGAAGAGCGGACCGGCGGGCTGATCTGTGGCCATCTCGCGGATGTGGACGAGGTGACGCCCGACAGCGAGGACAGCTGCCTCGATTGTGTGGCGCTGGGTGACAGCTGGGTGCACCTGCGGGAGTGCCAGACGTGCGGGCACATCGGCTGCTGCGACTCGTCGAAGAACAAGCACGCGACGGCGCACTATGAGGCGACCGGGCATCCGTTGATCCGGTCTTACGAGCCGGGGGAGGGGTGGTGGTGGTGCTACGAGGACGAGATCGTCTTTGAGGTCGAGGGCGTTGCGCCTGTGCGGTGA